In Vulpes lagopus strain Blue_001 chromosome 4, ASM1834538v1, whole genome shotgun sequence, the DNA window TAGTTTACACTTCCTATTACAACAGACACCACAAAATAcctataaagaataaaataccaaattTGTTTATACCtatgggaggcaggaggagaggaggcccaatatctatttttctgactatacaaataatttttctacatCATAATCATAGacagttattaaaattattattttttatttgttttacttcaaTGCAGTTTCTGCAATTTAAAATTGAGTCTCTGACCAGAATTCCTTTAAATCAATCCTGTTAactggaaaataacaaaaattttctttaatgaataagtttataatttaaaagctttCTGTAGTCCTTTattcaaaacttttaaaagtagaatgctattatttttctaaaagagagaAGAGTTGATGTAAGACCAACATAATACtgaaaaatgctgaataaaaaaaaatgcaatgttatTTCTATACCCTTAGAGTTTACAGACAAGACAGTCAGAATGCAATCAAGGTCAGCTTCAGCATTCTGAACCTTGTGGCAGTCAATTTGCTTCTTTTCCCCACAGTGTTTCCCTAGATGTAGACTATAACACTAACTGCAGGGGAGTCTTGAAATTAATTCAATGACACAAGGAGATATGACTGAATTTGGGATATCTCATGTGTCAATGTTAGAGGGATGAAGACATATTCTTAGATTTCACAAAAACTAGTAATTAGCATTCCTCATTTCCCAGTACATCATACTCATGACAATGTGACATTTATACACCCTCAAGCAATCTATAAAATGacagtgctttatatatttccatCTAggtgaaaaatgattttaaactaACCAAAACTTTCAATCATTTATTAATCAGTTTCTTTTGTcacattaaatttcatttataatgtttcaaaagaataaaagacaaagattttttaaCTTACTTTCCCACATGCTCGGCAATGATGTCGCCGTTTTGTGAAAGTAAATTTGACTTGGCAGTTCATACAGTTTGGAGCTTCTGAATCAGGAACCCAAGTAGGTTGTTTCTGGCCCAAAACAAGGCCTTCTTTGCAAGTGTTTGCAGGTAGAGATTCTTCATTCACAGTTACAAAAGTGGATCCACCTTCAAAATTACTTTCTATGTCGATGTAATTAGAGTTGAAGCTAACCTGAGGATCAGTTGTAGCATCGGGAGTACAAGTAGTTGGAACAATCGTATTTGCTATGCTGGGCTCACTTTCAGGCATATTTGGAACATCTGGCTTATTTGGTTCCTTTGAACCTCTTGGTCTTGATGGAATGTTAAACAATTGCTTTGGTCTGGCCCCTCCAACATGAATAGACTGATTGCTAATATCAGAGACTGATAATTCATTTGTAATCTCAGATTTACTGTTAGATAACCCTTGTTCAACCagaattgcatttttttcccctaaagaaaGGCCACCATTTTCTGTTGTATTCTGTTTATCAATTGTTTCACATATCATATTAATACCAGGACTTTCTCCATTAGCTCCTGTTTCAgcattgaaatatatattattgatgCTTCCATCATCTAGGCCTTTCATGTCTATCTGATTCATTTGAGATTTTGAGTCATTTGCACTTTCTTCAAATGATTTTATGTTATTAGTCTGGAGATATTGTTCAGTCAGAAAGGCATCAAGTTCAGCATCACTAATTAATGCACCACTTTTCATGCCTTCATCAATATTAAAGTAATCTAAGTCTTGCCCATCGATATCATTGCTTGACAAAGGGAAACCTTCACAAGAATCAGGAAACTCTGGTGCATTAGCCCCAGAAAGCTCCATCAGAGATTCTGTACCTGCAGAAGAATTTGTGTTACCAGGGTAATCCAAGGACTCAACTCTGATTATCATCTGGTTGGACTCTACCTTTCTATCTCCTACCTGTTCActtatgtttttacatttttcctgttTCAAAAGATCATTTTCCTTTAATGGTTCCTCACCCAGAATAACACTCTTCTGTATTTCTTCATGTACTGCATCTTGTATGTTATCTTTATGTTCATTCTGTAGTAAACAATCACCATGCGCTTTATTTTCAATTAATGATCCACACAAAGATCCAGGTACTGGAAGACAAGTCAGTGAGGAGTATATCTCTTCATCTGAAACATGTAGAGTTGGAGAGGAATCTTGGATTACATCTTGATTATCTTTAAGATCCACATCTCTTGAGCCTTCTTTTGCAGCCTGTTTTATAAATACAGCAGTCCTATCTTCCTGAAAGGAAAAGTCAGGTAATTTGAAATTTTCATCTTTTGCATTTGAATCCTTTAAGTATAAATCCTCATTTTTTGGAAAACTGCAAGGCAAAGCACTTGTGTGgtctctttcttttaaacattctGTGGCAGCTATGACTGCCACATCTACTTCCTCTTTTACCAAACAGTTATTGGCTTTCTGTAATACACATGGCTGGTCCCTGTGCTGTAGGTTGTCTTTGGCATGAAACATTTTGGAACTTTGTTGAGTCAAAGCAGATGGCATGTTAAAATCAACAACTGGTTCTAACTGATTAGAGATCTCTTgatcttttaaattctcttttccacTGTAATTGCATGAATCTGAAGCTGTTGTATCTACTTTTATACCCAATTCTTCAGCTCCACTGATTTCTCTATTTTGTAATTCAGAGTCGACATCATTCTGTTCCTCTCTGACAGTATTATTACCACGGTCAGCTGGAGAAGCACACAGATTTTCTGACACTGAAGATAAATCCAATCCAATCAAAGAATCTGCACTAGACTTAAAATCATCTGGCAATAACTGTTTAATATCTTCTTCACTATTAGTTACATGAACTAAGTTACCCATGTCGCTTATCAGATCACAGACAGGTTTATTACATCGTCCTATAGAGAGAGGCTGGATTTCATCTGAAGTGCCACCATCCACAGAAGAAAGGAGATCAAGTcctgttacatttttttcattttgtatggaAGTTAGTCCCTCGAGTGTTTTGTTCGGGGAAATCTGATTTGTTTCATAGCATGTTTCTGATGAGGCACAACAATTAATGCATTGTTGATCCTTCTGTAGCAGTGAAGTCAGTTGTGAGGAAACCAACTCTGAAGAAACTGAACAGTGGTTAGAACCAAATGCATTTTGCTCATCTTGAAGACAGTCTTGTTCATCTAATTAAAACAGAGATATAATGTCATTCATGAAGGTCAAAGCAAAATTATCACAGagataattatgttttataagTCTTCTAAATTAACTAAACTTTTGTTTGGAACAAAGATAAAGACTACTCTTTTACAAAATGATAATAACCTCcaaaagtatttttgtttaaactaCTTGGGAGTTTTTACTTTTCAGATGTCACAATGTAATAGAAATTCCACCCAAAATGACTCAGTTGCACTATAAAATCCAGACCAAGGAAGAGCTGAAAAACAATATAACATTTTGGTTCTCTCTCTAGTTTCCTAGTCTTCATTATCAGATGAGTGGAACAACATCTCTCACATTAATGAAATACCAATTTATGTAAAGTGTTCAAGTTGTTTTTTTAGCTGGcttatttgttgattttaaagGTCTTTCTCTTAGTTAAATTTGTACCTGTAGAGAAAACTTCTAGTTTCTTTACTTCTATTTCTGGCTATTGGTTCTATTTAGTATAAGAATAGACTaatataggggcagcccaggtggctcagtggtttagcaccaccttcagctcaggacgtgatcctggggacccgtggttgagtcccatgtcaggctccctgcctggagcctgcttctccctctgcctgtgcctctgcctctctttctctgtctctcatgaatttaaaaaaaaaaaaaaaaaaaaaaaaaaggaatagactaatatataataaaatgtgaacTGCTTATACCATATAATCATGTGACCCCAACCAAAATCAAATTTTGCTAAGAGTACTCTGTATCTGAGATAACCGAATCACAGATACTTAAAAATTCCATTagtagcaaaaattaaaaatcaacaaaccTGGATTCTGTTCAAAATCATCAAGGAGTTTGTCCAAGTCACTGACTGCTGCTTTAAAATAACTGTCCATCCTACTTGTAGACTTATTCAGAATTTAATCCTTATATGCCTaggaaataaaaagttattatagtatatttaattctctaacatataaatattatgcCACCTAACTGCATACAAAGAAGTATAATCAGGGAACAGACACAAACAAGTTGCTTTGAAGAATGTACAATAATTCATGAAAACCAACTCTAACAACATAACATACATACGTATGgtattgtaaattttaaaacacttatctAAGTACCCATGTTACTTAAGTTACATAAGACAAAGAAGAGTTCATAATTGAAAGCTAAAAACAGTTGTATCACATaccaaataatataaatatataacacaataatatgaaatatactgcaaataaaaatacttcatataaATACTTGTGGGATTCAGCAAAAGTGGTACTTCAAATGCTTAGAGCTTTAGATGCTTCtatcagaatggaagaaaaattgaAGACTAATAAGCTAAGAGCAGGagttaaagaaatagaaaatgaacatacGAGAGAGGTACAAAAAAagttagttttataaataaagtaggTAAACCTCTGAGCTGTGCCAAGAACTCCCAAATGAGTCTGAGCCACCTTAAAGGAATCTATCAGTGactaaaaggataaaattaaaaggatataGCAGCCTAGTTGAAGGAGCTCCTACTATCTTAAATgggacaaaaaaaagaaaaaaaaagggacaacCAAACATCCAATGAATGTAGGCTACAAAGGACTGAACACAAATCAAATAGCTAAAAAAACAAGAGATCGtagtgatattaaaaataaaaacaaataacacgACTCATTGGAGGGCTACCAGGTCAAAACCCCTTATCTTTGAAAGTTGATACATTAAGGAAAAAGAGCCAATTATTTATCCTcccttttatttacaaaatgtaCTTTAGGATAATAAACTAGCTGCTCAGGGAAAGTTCTTTAGATAAGAATTCCAGTTACTAAATACAGATGgatattacaattttaaaaattatctttagaaaTCCTTCATGCAATTAACAGACTAGGCAATAGTTATCAATGTATGCTAAAAGTGTTAGATGAAAGGTTGGAGGTAACTTTATAATGGTGGGAACAGGCAAATGCTGACTTCCACTGATCAATTTCACCATCAATAAATGTGGAAGAACCAAACATTATGTGCCTCATGTGGAAGATACAACATCACATATAATATATTCCTGCCCCCCAAAACTAAACTTGAATTGAATTTAACCAAGCTTTTAGAACTAACTGCATATTACAGGAAATTCAAGCACAGAGGGACAAGTTAGATGATTTCAAAACAAAGCAATCAGCTAAACCCACAAGGTGGAACATTCTATAGCAATGTTCCTCACACTGTCTTTGGTAAATGACCTTTTTTCACAAAAAATTTCCAATCTGTTCCGTACTGTTACTTCTGtaaaatacaataatacaataCAAATTTTGCAATAatacatacaaacaaaaagatataCATCATGCAGCACATTTGAACAGTTGCCTGGGGTGAGGAAGAGGAGTAGGAAATGAGGGGTAAAAgacaatgaacaaatgaaagggTTTTACAAGAAACATTTGATGGTTGTCATGAACTGACAATGGTtgaagtctcaaaaaaaaaggattttttaaagaggagTTAAACAGATTAGACATAACAAGAGAGAGAACTAAATAAACTGGAAAACCTAGTTGAAGAAATGACCTAAAATGCAgcccagagggatccctgggtggcacagcggtttagcgcctgcctttggcccaggacgtgatcctggagacccgggattgagtcccacatcaggctcccggtgcatggagcctgcttctccctctgtctatgtctttgcctctctctctctctctctctctctctctctctgtgtgtgtgtgtgtgtgtgtgtgagactatcataaattaaaaaaaaaaaaaaaaggattaaaaaaaaaatgcagcccagagagacaagaagaagaaaatataacaagTTGAGAGGCATGGATGGCAGAAATCATCCATCACGAGAATGGAGTCCCATAAGGAAGATAGCATGAAACAAGTCTGCTTGAAAAGATAATTCTAGAAAATTTTCTAGAATTGATGAAAAACATAACTCAACATATACAGGTAACTCATTATACCAAGCAATTTAAATAAGGAGAAATTCACAAGTGGCCACTCTAATGAAACTTTTGTACTCCAAAGGCTGAACACCCTTAGGAATAAGtcatattaaaaagaacaataattatGCTGGCAACAGGTAAACTTCAGAACAATTTTCAATAACAGTGACATGTCATCCTAATTTAATAATAAGCACATTACtacttttacttctgtttttaaattttggttataTCATACATATACAATAGTATGCAAAAACATAAGACACTTATGAAACAAGTGTTAcaaaagaaacttagaaaaagagacaatgcaggaaaaagaagaaaattcaaagaaactaATTAACAttctcagaaaaataacaatgcaACTATGACACAGGAACAGGAAGCCATAAATAAGGAACATATGGAGAGGGAAAAAGTGATCATGGAAAGtgaaagcaggggatccctgggtggcgcagcagtttagcgcctgcctttggcccagggcttgatcctggagacccgggatcgaatcccacgtcaggctcctggtgcatggagcctgcttctccctctgcctatgtctctgcctctctctctctctctctgtgtgtgtgactaccataaataaataaaaattaaacaaaaaaaaaaaaaggaaagtgaaagcaaaaatcttaaaattcaagtGAAGCTTGCTGGATGCAGTGAAAGTGCTAAGAGGGGCATTTATAATTTAAGTACATaggttaaaaaaagatttaaaaatcaatcatctAAACTTGGGAAATTAGAAAAAGGAGAGCAAGAAGAGCAAAACAAATAGCAACAAAGATAACATAGAACAGAAACCAATGagattaaaaacaggaaaatagagaaataggaaaaaaaaatcactgaaaccaAAAATGCTGTTCtctgaaaaacaataaagtaaaatttaaaaaactaagctaggggttccctgggtggctcagcagtttagtgcctgccttcagcccagggcatgatcctggggtcctgggatcgagtcccacctcaggctccctgcatggagcctgcttctccctctgcctctctctctctctctctctctgtctgtctctcatgaataaattaataaaatcttaaaaaaaaaaaaaactaagctagtcaagaaaagagagaaacacaaattaccaatatcagaaatgaaagggaaaatataacTACTGAAGCTATGGACACTTTAAAGGacaataaaggaatattattaacaactctatgcccacaaacttgataatttagatgaaatgcaCCAATTCCTTGGaagatacaaactaccaaaactcacacaagaagaaacagataacCCAAACAGCCCTGTATCTATTAATGAAATAGTATCAATAATTAGTAACCTTCCACAAAAcaaatcaccaggtccaggtggcttcactggtgaattttagcaaacatttaagaaaggaagaaatgataccaattcatcataatctctttcagaaaaaggaagcagagggaaccctttctattctttttataaGACCagcattaggggatccctgggtggctcagcggtttagcacctgcctttggtccagggtgcgatcctggagtcccaggatcgagtcccgcgttgggctcccggcatggagcctgcttctccctcctcctttgtctctgcctctctcattctttctctctctctctctctctcattaataaataaattaaaaaagaccagcattactctaataccaaaatcaaataaagacattacaagaaaggCACACCACAAACCAATACTGCTCatgaataaagacataaaaatcctcaataaaatattatcaagtaGAACCCAATGAggtattaaaagaattatacacaacaactaagtgggatttatccaattatgcaaggttggttcaacctttgaaaatcaatcaatataatctACTATATCAAAAGGCTAACGAATTATCATATAATCATATTGACTGATgcaaaaaaaggcatttgacaaaactcaacaccTACCacgataaaaactctcagcaaattaTGAGCAGAGAGGAACTTCCTCAATTGGatgaagaatatttataaaatatctacaACTAACATTATACATTATGATGAGAAATTGGATGCCTTTTCCCTAAAGATGGGGATCAAGGAAAGGATAACTTCTCTCACAActcttatttaacatagtactgaaaaCTCCTCTAGTGAGTgcaacacaaaaaagaaataaaaggtacactatttggagaggaagaaataaaactgtctctatttgcaatgacatgattTTCAATGTAGAACACCCCCCAGAACTaatcccccccccaaataaagTAGTGAATATAGCATGGACAAAGAATACAAggttaataaacaaaaaatcaaatgcatttcTATTTATGAGCAAGGAACAACTAGAatttggaactttaaaaaattacatttatgataacactcaaaaaattaaatacttaggtataaatttaataaaatatataaaggatcTATATGtggaaaactacaaaaatactgataaaaaatcaagaagatctaaataaatgggagATATATTCCATTTTTAGGGATAGGTAGACTCAgcattgttaagatgtcaattcttctcAACCTGATCTCtggattcaacacaatcccaatcaaGATCCCAGCAAGCTATTTTGTAGGAGGACTCCGGAACTCAAAATTCTAAAGTGAATATGGAAAGGAAGAGGACCAGGAACAGCCAACATAAtgctgaaaaagaacaaatttggacaACTCTGATTTTAAGGCTTTAAAAGGCTACAATAATCAAGGCAATATAGTACTGGCAAAAGAATgaacatacagatcaatg includes these proteins:
- the ZFYVE16 gene encoding zinc finger FYVE domain-containing protein 16 isoform X2; this encodes MDSYFKAAVSDLDKLLDDFEQNPDEQDCLQDEQNAFGSNHCSVSSELVSSQLTSLLQKDQQCINCCASSETCYETNQISPNKTLEGLTSIQNEKNVTGLDLLSSVDGGTSDEIQPLSIGRCNKPVCDLISDMGNLVHVTNSEEDIKQLLPDDFKSSADSLIGLDLSSVSENLCASPADRGNNTVREEQNDVDSELQNREISGAEELGIKVDTTASDSCNYSGKENLKDQEISNQLEPVVDFNMPSALTQQSSKMFHAKDNLQHRDQPCVLQKANNCLVKEEVDVAVIAATECLKERDHTSALPCSFPKNEDLYLKDSNAKDENFKLPDFSFQEDRTAVFIKQAAKEGSRDVDLKDNQDVIQDSSPTLHVSDEEIYSSLTCLPVPGSLCGSLIENKAHGDCLLQNEHKDNIQDAVHEEIQKSVILGEEPLKENDLLKQEKCKNISEQVGDRKVESNQMIIRVESLDYPGNTNSSAGTESLMELSGANAPEFPDSCEGFPLSSNDIDGQDLDYFNIDEGMKSGALISDAELDAFLTEQYLQTNNIKSFEESANDSKSQMNQIDMKGLDDGSINNIYFNAETGANGESPGINMICETIDKQNTTENGGLSLGEKNAILVEQGLSNSKSEITNELSVSDISNQSIHVGGARPKQLFNIPSRPRGSKEPNKPDVPNMPESEPSIANTIVPTTCTPDATTDPQVSFNSNYIDIESNFEGGSTFVTVNEESLPANTCKEGLVLGQKQPTWVPDSEAPNCMNCQVKFTFTKRRHHCRACGKVFCGVCCNRKCKLQYLEKEARVCVVCFETISKGLSSKEQKRVWFADGILPNGEVADTTKLSSGSKRCSEDVSPLLPDMPLTVNTVDHAHSTTVEKANDEIEDITRNEIIQSPISQVPSVEKLPTNTGTEGLPTSCSFTPNDDVFAEIEGPPSPTGVLVPSNLPVAGTSDYRLLCGIDKNVCNKISLLPNDEDSLPPLLVASGEKGSVEEHPSHEQIILLLEGKSFHPVTFVLNANLLVNVKLVFYSSDKYWYFSTNGLHGLGQAEIIILLLCLPNEDTIPKDIFKLFITIYKDALKGKYIENLDNITFTESFLSSKDHGGFLFITPTFQKLDDLLLPSNPFLCGILIQKLEIPWAKVFPMRLMLRLGAEYKAYPAPLTSIRGRKPLFGEIGHTIMNLLVDLRNYQYTLHNIDQLLIHMEMGKSCIKIPRKKYNDVMKVINSSNEHVISIGASFSTEADSHLVCVQNDGIYQTQANSATGHPRKVTGASFVVFNGALKTSSGFLAKSSIVEDGLMVQITPETMDGLRLALREQKDFKITCGKVDAVDLREYVDICWVDSEEEGNKGVISSVDGISLQGFPSEKIKLEADFETDEKTVKCTEVFYFLKDQDLSVSATRYQFAKEIAMACSAALCPHLKTLKSNGMNKIGLRVSIDTDMVEFQAGSEGQLLPQHYLNDLDSALIPVIHGGTSDSTSLPLEIELVFFIIENLF
- the ZFYVE16 gene encoding zinc finger FYVE domain-containing protein 16 isoform X1, with translation MDSYFKAAVSDLDKLLDDFEQNPDEQDCLQDEQNAFGSNHCSVSSELVSSQLTSLLQKDQQCINCCASSETCYETNQISPNKTLEGLTSIQNEKNVTGLDLLSSVDGGTSDEIQPLSIGRCNKPVCDLISDMGNLVHVTNSEEDIKQLLPDDFKSSADSLIGLDLSSVSENLCASPADRGNNTVREEQNDVDSELQNREISGAEELGIKVDTTASDSCNYSGKENLKDQEISNQLEPVVDFNMPSALTQQSSKMFHAKDNLQHRDQPCVLQKANNCLVKEEVDVAVIAATECLKERDHTSALPCSFPKNEDLYLKDSNAKDENFKLPDFSFQEDRTAVFIKQAAKEGSRDVDLKDNQDVIQDSSPTLHVSDEEIYSSLTCLPVPGSLCGSLIENKAHGDCLLQNEHKDNIQDAVHEEIQKSVILGEEPLKENDLLKQEKCKNISEQVGDRKVESNQMIIRVESLDYPGNTNSSAGTESLMELSGANAPEFPDSCEGFPLSSNDIDGQDLDYFNIDEGMKSGALISDAELDAFLTEQYLQTNNIKSFEESANDSKSQMNQIDMKGLDDGSINNIYFNAETGANGESPGINMICETIDKQNTTENGGLSLGEKNAILVEQGLSNSKSEITNELSVSDISNQSIHVGGARPKQLFNIPSRPRGSKEPNKPDVPNMPESEPSIANTIVPTTCTPDATTDPQVSFNSNYIDIESNFEGGSTFVTVNEESLPANTCKEGLVLGQKQPTWVPDSEAPNCMNCQVKFTFTKRRHHCRACGKVFCGVCCNRKCKLQYLEKEARVCVVCFETISKAQAFERMMSPTGSNLKSNHFDESATTQPLQETQTSSIPSPTTLPISALKQPNVEGLSSKEQKRVWFADGILPNGEVADTTKLSSGSKRCSEDVSPLLPDMPLTVNTVDHAHSTTVEKANDEIEDITRNEIIQSPISQVPSVEKLPTNTGTEGLPTSCSFTPNDDVFAEIEGPPSPTGVLVPSNLPVAGTSDYRLLCGIDKNVCNKISLLPNDEDSLPPLLVASGEKGSVEEHPSHEQIILLLEGKSFHPVTFVLNANLLVNVKLVFYSSDKYWYFSTNGLHGLGQAEIIILLLCLPNEDTIPKDIFKLFITIYKDALKGKYIENLDNITFTESFLSSKDHGGFLFITPTFQKLDDLLLPSNPFLCGILIQKLEIPWAKVFPMRLMLRLGAEYKAYPAPLTSIRGRKPLFGEIGHTIMNLLVDLRNYQYTLHNIDQLLIHMEMGKSCIKIPRKKYNDVMKVINSSNEHVISIGASFSTEADSHLVCVQNDGIYQTQANSATGHPRKVTGASFVVFNGALKTSSGFLAKSSIVEDGLMVQITPETMDGLRLALREQKDFKITCGKVDAVDLREYVDICWVDSEEEGNKGVISSVDGISLQGFPSEKIKLEADFETDEKTVKCTEVFYFLKDQDLSVSATRYQFAKEIAMACSAALCPHLKTLKSNGMNKIGLRVSIDTDMVEFQAGSEGQLLPQHYLNDLDSALIPVIHGGTSDSTSLPLEIELVFFIIENLF